A stretch of Aerococcus christensenii DNA encodes these proteins:
- a CDS encoding dihydrofolate reductase gives MLTAIWAHAKNGIIGKDNALPWSLPNDMRFFKQQTLGKSVVMGRRTFESMGCRPLPHRTNYVLTQEEDFKATWEGKFDNLQVITDKQTILTLQEKEEVMVIGGATIYRLFWEDFDQLLITNIQEDIEGDTQFLPDLQDFECYKVEEGQQDEKNFLTHQFEFWRRKENPKP, from the coding sequence ATGTTAACAGCGATTTGGGCTCACGCCAAAAATGGAATTATAGGAAAAGATAATGCTTTGCCTTGGTCTCTCCCTAATGATATGCGTTTCTTTAAGCAACAAACGCTCGGCAAAAGTGTCGTGATGGGGCGAAGGACTTTTGAATCGATGGGATGTCGTCCACTTCCTCATCGAACGAATTATGTTTTAACTCAAGAAGAAGATTTTAAAGCGACTTGGGAAGGGAAGTTTGACAATTTACAGGTGATTACTGATAAGCAAACGATCCTTACTCTTCAAGAAAAAGAAGAAGTGATGGTAATCGGCGGAGCAACGATTTATCGCCTTTTCTGGGAAGATTTCGACCAACTACTCATTACCAATATTCAAGAAGATATAGAGGGAGATACGCAATTCTTACCAGACCTCCAAGATTTTGAATGTTATAAAGTCGAAGAAGGGCAGCAAGACGAGAAAAATTTTCTGACCCATCAATTTGAATTTTGGCGGAGAAAAGAGAATCCTAAACCATGA
- a CDS encoding DUF2140 family protein: protein MTKHRNGWKFAFLTLLSLLLLGLLGSYVLFMSETQPLSASPKEKEVSSSLQALPVHAHLEVDDLLTLIEEAHPDLDIQRQENQLLLRGQSVIMNRRVTYSVGLIPLTNEKKNLCFDMSHFKIGDLEIPLQVYWPAVKGYFSQDKFLHATSVPGRLELRLTDLSVKGAVLKDFQIDWEKNQVLLDLELPHPNISK from the coding sequence ATGACAAAGCACAGAAATGGTTGGAAATTTGCTTTTCTAACTCTCCTTTCTCTTCTTTTGTTAGGCCTTTTGGGAAGCTATGTCCTTTTTATGTCAGAGACTCAACCCTTATCTGCCTCTCCTAAAGAAAAGGAAGTTTCTTCCTCTCTTCAAGCTCTGCCAGTACATGCTCATTTAGAAGTGGATGATTTACTGACTTTGATTGAAGAAGCACATCCCGATCTTGATATTCAACGCCAAGAAAATCAATTGCTTTTGAGGGGGCAGAGCGTGATCATGAACCGAAGAGTCACTTATAGTGTCGGCCTCATACCTCTTACTAATGAAAAGAAGAATCTTTGCTTTGATATGAGCCATTTTAAAATTGGAGACCTTGAGATTCCTTTACAGGTTTATTGGCCAGCCGTGAAGGGATATTTTTCCCAGGATAAATTTTTACACGCGACGTCTGTTCCTGGACGTTTAGAGTTAAGATTGACAGATCTTTCGGTGAAGGGAGCGGTCCTTAAGGATTTCCAGATCGATTGGGAAAAGAATCAAGTCTTGCTTGATTTAGAGCTTCCTCATCCCAACATAAGCAAGTAA
- a CDS encoding YozE family protein gives MVLRPFYQYVQKYRNPSAQHPTAVEELAELIYLDSDFPKSSTEFHQLSDYIELNSRYSHFVGTFDDVWKAYLNND, from the coding sequence ATGGTTTTGCGTCCTTTTTATCAATATGTACAGAAATATCGAAATCCCTCTGCTCAGCATCCAACAGCAGTAGAGGAACTGGCAGAATTAATTTATTTAGATAGCGATTTTCCAAAATCTTCTACGGAGTTTCACCAATTAAGTGATTATATCGAATTAAACAGTCGTTATTCTCACTTTGTAGGAACTTTTGATGACGTCTGGAAAGCTTATCTCAACAATGACTAA
- a CDS encoding S41 family peptidase yields the protein MQADQPKESLNTSKQTQNINTKESEATSSTQPLLQKHFLLKFLKKRSVQIGGAILLTAVVTFSATNYWNTGLSPWESLDGDCFTLPELQKIQRAFTVLNKQYMGNIDREKMINSGIEAMTKSLGDPYTAYLQEEDSKDLDQTMEANFEGIGAQISSDHQEIVVISPIKGSPAEKAGIQPHDVLVSADGQSLSGKTPAEAAKMIRGEAGSEVQLVVRRGDSEQSVTIKRGKVPLQTVHSEKIADHPEIGYIQISTFSEPTAADVRTAVTELRKQGVKSFIVDVRGNPGGLLTSAVQIANFFLKKGQTIVQVENKEGQRKVITAGKDSDFHIDEPTVLLVDKGSASASEILAGALKESAHLPIVGTQTYGKGTVQTVFKLDPKDKLKVTYAHWLTPDGHWIHKKGIQPDETVELPDYATLHVIDTQKEYHEGDEGDEVKNIQKFLQVLGKLQEDQVTSHYDANTQKAVKEFQKENHLSQTATINQETALKLIQVLKQTLQANDQQKQKAVDLLRNH from the coding sequence ATGCAAGCAGATCAACCCAAAGAATCACTCAATACATCCAAACAAACGCAAAATATAAATACAAAGGAATCAGAGGCAACATCTTCAACGCAACCCCTACTTCAAAAACACTTCCTTCTCAAATTTTTGAAAAAGAGATCCGTTCAAATCGGAGGGGCGATCCTCCTCACTGCTGTGGTGACTTTTTCCGCAACGAATTACTGGAATACAGGACTTTCGCCCTGGGAAAGTTTGGACGGAGACTGTTTCACTCTTCCAGAATTACAGAAAATTCAGCGAGCTTTTACAGTTTTGAACAAACAATATATGGGGAACATTGACCGTGAAAAAATGATCAATTCTGGTATTGAAGCTATGACCAAGTCTCTCGGAGATCCTTATACCGCTTACTTACAAGAGGAGGACTCTAAAGATTTGGATCAGACCATGGAAGCGAATTTTGAAGGCATAGGGGCCCAGATTAGTTCTGATCACCAAGAAATTGTCGTGATTAGTCCGATTAAGGGGAGTCCTGCTGAGAAAGCAGGCATTCAACCGCATGATGTCTTGGTCAGTGCAGATGGTCAATCCTTATCCGGCAAGACACCCGCCGAAGCTGCTAAAATGATACGTGGAGAAGCAGGAAGTGAGGTCCAACTCGTCGTTCGAAGGGGAGATAGCGAACAATCTGTCACCATCAAAAGAGGCAAAGTGCCCCTTCAAACGGTGCATAGCGAAAAAATAGCTGACCATCCAGAAATCGGATATATTCAAATTTCTACCTTTTCTGAGCCAACCGCTGCAGATGTACGAACAGCTGTCACAGAGCTTAGAAAACAAGGCGTGAAATCCTTTATTGTCGATGTTCGGGGCAATCCTGGGGGCTTATTGACTTCCGCTGTTCAGATTGCTAACTTCTTCTTGAAGAAGGGACAAACCATTGTTCAAGTGGAGAATAAAGAAGGCCAACGCAAAGTTATTACCGCTGGAAAAGATAGCGACTTTCATATCGATGAACCGACCGTCTTATTGGTAGACAAGGGCTCTGCTTCTGCCTCTGAAATTTTGGCAGGGGCCTTGAAAGAATCTGCCCATCTGCCTATTGTAGGAACTCAAACCTATGGCAAGGGGACTGTTCAAACGGTCTTTAAGCTTGATCCCAAAGATAAACTCAAAGTGACTTATGCCCACTGGTTAACGCCAGATGGTCATTGGATTCATAAAAAGGGGATTCAACCCGATGAAACCGTAGAACTGCCTGATTATGCGACCTTACATGTCATTGATACGCAGAAAGAATATCATGAGGGGGATGAAGGCGACGAAGTCAAAAATATTCAGAAATTTCTTCAAGTCCTTGGCAAATTGCAAGAAGATCAAGTGACTTCACATTATGATGCCAATACACAAAAAGCGGTCAAGGAATTCCAAAAAGAAAATCATTTGAGTCAAACCGCTACCATAAATCAAGAAACTGCGTTAAAATTAATCCA